A region from the Acidobacteriota bacterium genome encodes:
- the hpt gene encoding hypoxanthine phosphoribosyltransferase, translated as MAYEEPKTVIISAQEIQQRVKELAAEIRRDFANEPQLHFVSVLKGAFMFLGDLIRAMDRPVTIDFMAVSSYGKNTTSSGEVRVLKDLDTGLEGRNVIIVEDIVDTGLTLAYLQEILHARGPKSLKTACLLSKPSRRVIEVKVDYIGFTIEDRFVVGYGLDYAEQYRNLPYLGALD; from the coding sequence ATGGCGTACGAAGAACCCAAAACCGTCATCATCTCCGCGCAGGAGATCCAGCAGCGTGTAAAGGAACTGGCTGCGGAAATCCGCCGCGATTTCGCCAACGAGCCCCAGTTGCACTTCGTCAGCGTCCTCAAGGGCGCATTCATGTTTCTGGGCGATCTCATCCGGGCCATGGATCGGCCGGTCACCATCGACTTCATGGCGGTGTCGAGCTACGGCAAGAACACCACATCGTCGGGCGAAGTCCGTGTCCTGAAAGACCTCGACACGGGACTCGAGGGACGCAACGTCATCATCGTCGAGGATATCGTCGACACGGGGCTGACGCTGGCCTATCTGCAGGAAATCCTGCACGCCCGCGGGCCAAAGTCGCTGAAGACCGCATGCCTGCTGAGCAAGCCGTCGCGGCGTGTCATCGAGGTGAAGGTGGACTATATCGGCTTCACCATCGAGGACCGCTTCGTGGTGGGCTACGGCCTCGACTACGCCGAGCAGTACCGCAATCTCCCCTACCTGGGCGCGCTGGACTGA